The proteins below come from a single Deltaproteobacteria bacterium genomic window:
- a CDS encoding BMP family protein: MRRLSPRHLLLALLLCAITACSQSDPPASTAQLAAFKVALLSPGPVSDAGWNALAYEGLLLIRDQLGAEISQIQTKTPAEFEEGFRSYAKRGFNLVIGHGFEFQDAAAAVSPDFPDTVFITTSGNTVRKNVAPLRFLLEEATYLQGMLAGLMSQTGKAGAVGGMELPSVKTTILAFEAGAKSVRPDFVVSTSYIGNWEDVGAAKEAALALVQQGADFVFHNADAAGLGVFQAAQERHVYAFGSNKNQNDVAPDVVIASAIADIPRGFLQVAKEVKAKTFVGKIERLGMKDGVVTFEINPKLADKIPPAAKERVEQARAAILAGTLHVPTAEF, encoded by the coding sequence ATGCGTCGTCTCTCACCTCGACATCTACTTCTCGCGCTCCTCTTGTGCGCGATCACGGCGTGTTCGCAATCCGACCCGCCGGCCAGCACGGCGCAGCTGGCTGCCTTCAAAGTCGCGCTGCTCAGCCCCGGCCCGGTGAGCGATGCGGGATGGAATGCGCTCGCGTATGAAGGGCTGTTGCTGATTCGCGACCAACTCGGCGCCGAGATCAGTCAAATTCAAACCAAGACGCCGGCGGAGTTCGAGGAAGGCTTCCGAAGCTACGCCAAGCGCGGCTTCAATCTCGTCATCGGCCACGGTTTCGAGTTTCAGGACGCGGCGGCGGCGGTGAGCCCGGATTTTCCAGACACCGTGTTCATCACGACCTCGGGGAATACGGTGCGCAAGAATGTTGCGCCGCTGCGCTTCTTGCTCGAAGAGGCGACCTATCTCCAAGGCATGCTCGCCGGGCTGATGTCGCAGACCGGCAAGGCCGGCGCGGTCGGCGGGATGGAGCTGCCGTCGGTGAAGACCACCATCCTCGCCTTCGAAGCCGGCGCGAAGTCGGTGCGCCCCGACTTTGTGGTGTCGACCTCGTACATCGGCAACTGGGAGGATGTCGGCGCGGCAAAGGAAGCGGCGCTCGCGTTAGTCCAGCAGGGCGCCGACTTTGTCTTCCACAATGCCGACGCCGCCGGCCTCGGCGTGTTTCAAGCCGCGCAAGAACGCCACGTCTACGCATTCGGAAGCAACAAGAACCAGAACGATGTCGCACCCGATGTCGTCATCGCCAGCGCGATCGCCGACATTCCGCGCGGCTTTCTGCAGGTGGCCAAGGAAGTGAAGGCGAAGACCTTCGTCGGCAAGATCGAACGCCTCGGCATGAAGGACGGCGTGGTGACGTTCGAGATCAACCCGAAGCTCGCCGACAAGATTCCGCCCGCGGCGAAGGAACGCGTCGAACAAGCCCGCGCCGCCATTCTCGCCGGCACGCTGCACGTACCGACGGCAGAATTCTGA